In Candidatus Nanopelagicales bacterium, the following are encoded in one genomic region:
- a CDS encoding phosphatidylinositol mannoside acyltransferase produces the protein MSIQDDLGYYAYSLGWSSVRRMPERTAYRTFDAIADRIWSRRGSGVAQLEKNLSRVLPEASYAELRKLSRQSMRKYFRYWCDAFRMPDWSRERIVSTFEGVDDYRLDEALAQGRGVVVALCHMGNWDHAGAWATLTKAPLTAVAEKLEPAKLFDKFLEYRSSLGMQIYPLGMPNVTDVLADELRNDHRIVALVADRDLTARGVDVDFFGDTTRMPAGPANLALRTGAPLLAATLYYEGPIAYARFHEPIVVPPGAPTGDSGKDSPGFAAAVADMTQQIARGFEEGIRDRPTDWHMLQRLWLADLDQERLAESDAAGGRAGT, from the coding sequence GTGAGCATCCAAGACGATCTCGGCTACTACGCCTACTCGCTGGGATGGTCGAGTGTTCGCCGCATGCCAGAAAGGACTGCCTACCGGACGTTTGACGCCATCGCTGATCGGATTTGGAGCAGGCGCGGTTCTGGGGTCGCCCAACTTGAGAAGAACCTCTCGCGGGTTCTGCCCGAGGCCAGTTATGCCGAACTCCGCAAACTTTCCCGGCAGTCGATGCGTAAGTATTTTCGGTACTGGTGCGATGCCTTCCGCATGCCCGACTGGAGCCGGGAACGCATCGTCAGCACGTTCGAAGGAGTTGACGACTACCGGCTCGACGAGGCGCTGGCGCAGGGCAGGGGCGTCGTTGTGGCGCTGTGTCACATGGGGAACTGGGATCACGCAGGAGCCTGGGCCACCCTGACCAAGGCACCACTGACGGCGGTGGCGGAGAAGCTCGAGCCAGCGAAACTGTTCGATAAGTTCCTGGAATACCGCAGCTCCTTGGGTATGCAGATCTATCCGCTAGGCATGCCCAACGTCACTGACGTGCTGGCTGACGAGCTACGCAACGACCACCGGATCGTGGCGCTGGTGGCTGACCGGGACTTGACCGCCCGCGGTGTCGATGTCGACTTCTTCGGTGATACGACCCGCATGCCAGCTGGCCCAGCCAACCTCGCGCTTCGCACGGGTGCTCCGCTGCTTGCCGCAACCCTGTACTACGAGGGCCCGATCGCCTACGCGCGATTCCATGAACCGATTGTTGTTCCGCCGGGTGCGCCCACCGGAGACAGCGGCAAGGACAGTCCGGGCTTCGCGGCCGCCGTGGCTGACATGACCCAGCAGATTGCGCGGGGCTTCGAAGAGGGGATCCGCGATCGGCCGACCGACTGGCACATGCTGCAGCGACTCTGGCTGGCTGACTTGGACCAAGAGCGACTGGCTGAGTCCGATGCCGCCGGTGGACGCGCGGGAACCTGA
- the pdxT gene encoding pyridoxal 5'-phosphate synthase glutaminase subunit PdxT, which yields MASTSDQPSASAPAIGVLALQGGVDEHLAALVQAGAKPVGVRTAAELDSVEALVIPGGESTTISHLAIRFAMFAPIQRRIRAGMPTFGSCAGMIMLANEVLDGRTDRPSFGGLDVSVRRNAFGRQVDSFECGLYFTGIGSEPFPAVFIRAPWVERVGTDVEVLASLEDEAGAGRIVAVRQGPLIATSFHPELTGDFRIHRLFVDIVKGQA from the coding sequence ATCGCAAGCACATCCGATCAGCCGTCGGCGTCCGCACCTGCCATTGGCGTTCTCGCCTTGCAGGGCGGCGTGGATGAGCACCTCGCGGCCCTCGTCCAGGCGGGCGCAAAGCCAGTCGGCGTGCGCACCGCGGCGGAACTGGATTCGGTCGAGGCGCTGGTCATCCCGGGCGGGGAGTCCACCACCATCTCGCACCTGGCGATTCGGTTCGCCATGTTTGCTCCGATCCAGCGGCGGATCCGAGCGGGGATGCCAACCTTCGGTTCCTGTGCCGGGATGATCATGCTCGCCAACGAGGTCCTCGATGGTCGAACTGATAGACCGTCGTTCGGTGGATTGGACGTATCGGTCCGGCGCAACGCCTTTGGGCGGCAGGTCGATTCGTTCGAGTGTGGCCTGTACTTCACCGGCATTGGCAGTGAGCCTTTCCCAGCCGTGTTCATTCGGGCCCCGTGGGTTGAGCGGGTGGGAACGGACGTGGAGGTTCTTGCTTCCCTTGAGGACGAGGCGGGCGCCGGTAGGATCGTGGCCGTGCGCCAGGGTCCACTCATCGCCACGTCATTCCACCCGGAACTGACCGGCGACTTTCGGATCCACCGGCTATTCGTAGACATTGTGAAGGGGCAGGCATGA
- a CDS encoding HIT domain-containing protein — protein sequence MGNPEDWDRLWTPHRLAYIRGEGKPDNDRQGDHCPFCRAPAGVDEDNLVVAKGNLVFAVLNKFPYNSGHLLICPYRHVPDYTDLHTAELAEFALFTQAGMVALRNVSVAQGFNIGMNQGSVSGAGISAHLHQHIVPRWGGDTNFMPVVGGTKVLPQLLEQTRELLAAAWPEV from the coding sequence ATGGGGAACCCCGAAGACTGGGACCGACTGTGGACCCCGCACCGACTTGCCTACATCCGCGGCGAAGGCAAGCCGGACAACGACCGCCAGGGTGATCATTGCCCGTTCTGCCGCGCCCCGGCCGGTGTGGACGAGGACAATCTGGTGGTTGCCAAAGGTAATCTCGTCTTCGCGGTGTTGAATAAATTCCCCTATAACTCCGGTCACTTACTGATCTGCCCGTACCGACATGTTCCGGACTACACCGACTTGCACACTGCCGAACTTGCCGAATTCGCCTTGTTCACCCAGGCCGGGATGGTCGCGCTACGGAATGTGTCGGTCGCCCAAGGGTTCAACATCGGGATGAATCAGGGCAGTGTCTCTGGCGCCGGAATTTCAGCCCATCTTCACCAGCACATCGTCCCGCGATGGGGTGGCGATACCAACTTCATGCCCGTCGTTGGTGGTACCAAGGTCCTGCCGCAATTGCTGGAACAAACCCGGGAGCTACTCGCTGCCGCGTGGCCGGAGGTCTGA
- a CDS encoding glycosyltransferase family 4 protein, protein MRIGLVCPYDWSAPGGVKQHIRDLAEALMEAGHEVSVLAPSEEDADLEPYVVSAGRPVAVPYNGSVARLSFGMVTTSRVRRWVRDGEFDVVHVHEPASPSLSVLACWVCDGPLVATWHSSSEKSRAMTAFRFILQTAMEKINGRIAVSEKARQTLVENLGGDAVLIPNGVTCKNFEVGEPLRGFPRSGPTLLFLGRIDEPRKGLQVLLEAMPEIVGNHPDVKLLVAGPGSIEHIEDKLNPQISDHVEFLGLISEADKVSAFKSADVYIAPNTGGESFGIVLLESMAAGTPVLASDIEAFAQVLEFGEAGALFGNEDPADLAAQLGVLLGDSAERERLRVEGRRRALEYDWRRVARDVERVYESVVIPGVKVRADLSGQVFGRFG, encoded by the coding sequence ATGCGCATCGGTTTGGTATGCCCGTACGACTGGTCCGCGCCCGGCGGCGTCAAACAACACATCCGGGACTTGGCTGAGGCCCTAATGGAGGCGGGTCACGAGGTAAGCGTTCTTGCGCCGAGCGAGGAGGACGCCGACTTGGAGCCCTACGTTGTTTCTGCGGGTCGGCCAGTGGCGGTTCCCTACAACGGTTCAGTTGCCCGGCTCAGCTTCGGGATGGTCACCACCTCACGGGTGCGACGTTGGGTTCGCGACGGTGAATTCGACGTTGTGCACGTACACGAACCAGCGTCACCGAGCTTGTCGGTGCTGGCTTGCTGGGTGTGTGATGGCCCGCTAGTGGCGACCTGGCATTCATCCAGCGAGAAGTCCCGGGCAATGACGGCTTTTCGGTTCATCTTGCAGACGGCGATGGAGAAGATCAACGGTCGAATCGCCGTGAGCGAGAAGGCCCGACAGACGCTGGTGGAGAACCTCGGTGGCGACGCTGTCCTCATTCCCAACGGCGTCACGTGTAAGAACTTCGAGGTAGGTGAGCCGCTGCGTGGGTTTCCACGGTCCGGCCCGACGTTGCTCTTCCTTGGCCGCATAGACGAGCCCCGCAAGGGCTTGCAGGTGCTGCTCGAGGCCATGCCGGAAATCGTCGGCAACCATCCGGACGTCAAACTGCTCGTCGCCGGGCCCGGCTCGATCGAACACATCGAGGACAAGCTGAACCCGCAGATCAGCGATCACGTCGAATTCCTCGGACTGATCAGTGAGGCGGACAAGGTGTCGGCGTTCAAGTCCGCTGACGTGTACATCGCGCCCAACACCGGCGGCGAAAGCTTTGGAATTGTGTTGCTGGAATCGATGGCCGCGGGGACGCCTGTCCTGGCCAGCGACATCGAAGCCTTTGCCCAGGTACTCGAGTTCGGCGAGGCAGGCGCCTTGTTCGGGAACGAGGACCCGGCAGACCTCGCTGCGCAACTGGGGGTATTGCTAGGCGATTCCGCAGAACGGGAAAGGTTGCGGGTCGAAGGCCGGCGCCGGGCGCTTGAGTATGACTGGCGCAGAGTCGCCCGTGACGTCGAACGGGTCTACGAGTCCGTGGTCATTCCGGGTGTGAAGGTACGCGCTGACCTCAGCGGCCAAGTGTTCGGCAGGTTCGGATGA
- a CDS encoding threonine--tRNA ligase, giving the protein MPSVSVVNDDRPVEQEVAVGACAADLFTDRAIVVARINGELRDLATPLSEGDLVEPVTVDSADGRAVLRHSTAHVLAQAVQDLFPNTKLGIGPPVTDGFYYDFDPEQPFTPEDLDALTKRMQQIVKEGQVFSRRVVTEGAALEELSGEPYKCELIGLKAGVADDDVMEVGGNELTIYDNLHPRTKERRWGDLCRGPHIPSTRLIPAFKLMRTAAAYWRGSEKNPQLQRIYGTAWESKESQREYLHRLEEAERRDHRRLGTELDLFSFPEEIGSGLAVFHPKGGIIRREMESHSRREHERAGYEFVYSPHITKSKLFETSGHLDWYREGMYPPMLLDEERDSEGEIRKAAAEYYLKPMNCPMHNLIFRSRGRSYRELPLRLFEFGTVYRYEKSGVVHGLTRARGFTQDDAHIYCTKEQMPAELDSLLVFVLDLLRDYGLEDFYLELSTRDPAKCVGTDEQWAEATEALRQAAERQNLGVVLDEGGAAFYGPKISVQARDAIGRSWQMSTIQVDYNLPQLFDLEYQAADGTRQQPVMIHRALFGSIERFFAVLLEHYAGAFPPWLAPVQAIGIPVSDAHVDYLQSIVNRLKQQGIRAEVDTASDRMPKKIRNAQKLKIPFMLIAGDEDQQAEAVSFRFRDGTQRNGVPIDEAIAEIVAAVASRVQV; this is encoded by the coding sequence ATGCCGTCTGTTTCGGTGGTCAACGACGACCGTCCCGTCGAACAGGAAGTCGCGGTAGGTGCTTGCGCTGCGGATCTCTTCACCGACAGGGCGATCGTGGTGGCGCGGATCAACGGCGAACTCCGTGACTTGGCTACTCCACTAAGTGAGGGCGACCTGGTCGAGCCAGTGACGGTCGACTCCGCCGACGGGCGTGCCGTGCTCCGGCACTCCACTGCGCACGTGCTGGCGCAAGCAGTTCAGGACCTGTTTCCGAATACCAAGCTGGGGATTGGGCCTCCGGTAACCGATGGGTTCTACTACGACTTCGATCCTGAACAACCCTTCACACCGGAAGACCTCGATGCCTTGACCAAGCGCATGCAACAAATCGTCAAGGAGGGTCAGGTCTTCTCCCGCCGAGTCGTCACCGAGGGCGCCGCACTCGAGGAACTCTCCGGGGAGCCCTACAAGTGCGAACTCATCGGTCTCAAAGCTGGCGTCGCCGACGACGACGTCATGGAGGTCGGCGGAAACGAGTTGACGATCTATGACAATCTGCACCCTCGGACCAAAGAGCGGCGCTGGGGTGATTTGTGTCGCGGGCCGCACATCCCGAGCACCCGTCTGATCCCTGCGTTCAAACTCATGCGAACCGCCGCCGCGTATTGGCGTGGGAGCGAGAAGAATCCGCAACTGCAGCGCATTTATGGCACAGCCTGGGAGTCCAAGGAATCGCAACGCGAGTATCTACACCGCCTCGAAGAGGCAGAGCGGCGTGACCATCGACGGCTCGGGACTGAACTGGACCTTTTCAGCTTTCCCGAAGAGATCGGATCCGGGCTTGCGGTATTCCATCCCAAGGGCGGAATCATCCGTCGGGAGATGGAAAGTCATTCCCGACGCGAACATGAGCGCGCAGGCTATGAATTCGTTTACTCGCCACACATCACCAAGTCCAAGCTCTTCGAAACCAGCGGTCACTTGGATTGGTACCGCGAGGGGATGTATCCGCCCATGTTGCTCGACGAGGAGCGCGACTCCGAGGGCGAGATTCGCAAGGCCGCCGCTGAGTACTACCTGAAGCCGATGAACTGCCCGATGCACAACCTCATCTTCCGGTCGCGCGGGCGGTCCTATCGCGAGCTCCCGCTTCGGCTCTTCGAGTTCGGCACCGTGTATCGGTATGAGAAGTCCGGCGTTGTTCACGGACTCACGCGAGCCCGCGGCTTCACCCAGGACGATGCCCACATCTACTGCACCAAAGAGCAGATGCCTGCGGAGCTCGACTCCCTGCTTGTCTTCGTACTTGATCTCCTGCGTGACTACGGACTTGAGGATTTCTACCTCGAGCTCTCCACCCGCGATCCAGCCAAGTGCGTCGGAACCGACGAACAGTGGGCCGAGGCGACCGAGGCTCTACGACAAGCAGCAGAGCGCCAAAATCTTGGTGTCGTTCTGGACGAGGGAGGCGCAGCCTTCTACGGTCCAAAGATTTCCGTGCAAGCGCGTGATGCCATCGGCCGAAGCTGGCAGATGTCGACAATTCAGGTTGACTACAACCTGCCCCAACTGTTCGACCTTGAGTACCAGGCCGCCGACGGCACCAGGCAGCAACCGGTCATGATCCACCGCGCCCTCTTCGGATCGATCGAACGCTTCTTCGCAGTCCTGCTTGAGCACTACGCGGGTGCCTTCCCGCCCTGGCTCGCACCAGTTCAGGCCATCGGTATTCCCGTGTCAGATGCCCATGTTGATTACCTGCAGTCCATCGTGAACCGACTCAAGCAGCAGGGCATTCGTGCTGAGGTCGACACTGCGTCGGATCGAATGCCCAAGAAGATTCGCAACGCGCAGAAGCTCAAGATTCCGTTCATGCTGATCGCCGGTGACGAGGATCAGCAGGCCGAGGCTGTCAGCTTCCGGTTCCGCGATGGGACCCAGCGCAACGGGGTTCCCATCGACGAGGCGATTGCCGAGATCGTCGCTGCCGTCGCAAGCCGAGTCCAGGTTTGA
- the pdxS gene encoding pyridoxal 5'-phosphate synthase lyase subunit PdxS — MSTADSSTPTEREFGTSRVKRGMAEQLKGGVIMDVVTPAQAKVAEDAGAVAVMALERVPADIRAEGGVSRMSDPEMIVGIQETVSIPVMAKARIGHFVEAQVLESLGVDYVDESEVLTPADYANHIDKWRFTVPFVCGATNLGEALRRITEGAAMIRSKGEAGTGDVSNATTHMRQIRDEIRRLSGLPEDELYVAAKELQAPYDLVAEVAKAGKLPVVLFTAGGIATPADAAMMMQLGAQGVFVGSGIFKAADPANPIEVQESNALARAKAIVEATTHFDNPEVIAKVSRGLGPAMVGINVEDLPQPHRLAERGW, encoded by the coding sequence ATGTCTACTGCGGATTCGAGTACCCCCACCGAACGCGAGTTCGGTACCTCGCGCGTCAAGCGCGGGATGGCTGAACAACTCAAAGGTGGCGTCATCATGGATGTCGTCACCCCCGCGCAGGCCAAAGTAGCTGAAGACGCCGGCGCCGTCGCTGTTATGGCCCTCGAGCGGGTACCAGCGGACATTCGGGCCGAAGGCGGCGTCTCCCGCATGAGCGATCCGGAGATGATTGTCGGCATCCAGGAGACTGTGTCGATCCCGGTAATGGCAAAGGCCCGGATCGGGCACTTCGTGGAGGCACAGGTTCTGGAATCGCTCGGCGTCGACTACGTCGACGAGTCCGAGGTGCTAACCCCAGCCGACTACGCGAATCACATCGACAAGTGGCGCTTCACGGTCCCATTCGTCTGTGGCGCCACCAACCTTGGTGAGGCGCTGCGACGGATCACCGAAGGTGCAGCGATGATTCGTTCCAAGGGTGAGGCCGGCACCGGCGACGTCTCCAATGCCACCACTCACATGCGTCAGATTCGCGACGAGATTCGTCGCCTCAGCGGCCTGCCAGAAGACGAACTCTACGTCGCCGCCAAGGAATTGCAGGCGCCGTACGACCTGGTGGCGGAGGTCGCAAAGGCTGGCAAGTTGCCGGTGGTGCTCTTCACTGCGGGCGGAATTGCGACACCTGCTGACGCTGCGATGATGATGCAGTTGGGCGCGCAGGGGGTCTTCGTCGGATCCGGAATCTTCAAGGCTGCTGACCCGGCTAACCCGATCGAGGTACAGGAGTCCAATGCGCTCGCTCGCGCCAAGGCCATCGTTGAGGCAACGACTCACTTTGACAATCCCGAGGTGATCGCCAAGGTCTCCCGTGGCCTCGGTCCTGCGATGGTGGGCATCAACGTCGAGGATCTGCCACAGCCGCACCGCCTTGCCGAGCGCGGCTGGTGA
- a CDS encoding DUF222 domain-containing protein — translation MAHALSEPDASPSLVESLQAQPGRVLGALLADLDPHRLSAEVRIEVLQAWNRQLAWTDAGLMRSMRAVAGPNVPLISHGHTITDPGREEVAVAMRTSSSAAAAQVHVARRLCGPHRGTLQSLETGALSYQSARMMVDICEGLNDEQILLVEARVLPSASRRDTSQLRRSTRRVVAHLARREFQASSTAARCARRVTVEPHGDGLATFSALLPVADAHLLYDMVDAGARGIAEQESRAAAAGLPADHDVTLDQRRADALMEVARSGFDSVPAVGFGG, via the coding sequence GTGGCCCACGCACTCTCCGAGCCGGACGCATCGCCCAGCCTCGTCGAGTCGCTCCAGGCACAACCCGGACGGGTGCTCGGAGCTCTTCTCGCTGACCTCGATCCCCACCGCCTCAGTGCGGAAGTGAGAATCGAGGTACTGCAGGCCTGGAACCGGCAGCTGGCCTGGACCGATGCTGGTCTGATGCGCTCGATGCGGGCTGTCGCTGGGCCGAATGTCCCGTTGATCAGCCACGGCCACACAATTACGGATCCCGGTCGTGAGGAAGTCGCGGTAGCAATGCGGACCTCCTCATCGGCCGCCGCCGCGCAGGTTCACGTCGCCAGACGACTGTGTGGGCCCCACCGGGGGACTCTCCAGTCGCTCGAAACGGGCGCGTTGAGCTACCAGAGCGCGCGCATGATGGTGGACATCTGCGAGGGGCTGAACGACGAGCAGATTCTCCTCGTGGAGGCACGGGTGCTTCCCAGCGCGAGCCGTCGGGATACCTCGCAGCTGCGGCGATCCACGCGCCGCGTTGTCGCACACCTGGCGCGTCGAGAGTTTCAGGCTTCCAGCACCGCCGCCCGGTGTGCGCGGCGCGTGACGGTCGAACCGCACGGCGACGGCCTGGCGACGTTCTCGGCTCTCCTGCCCGTGGCCGACGCCCACCTGCTGTACGACATGGTGGATGCCGGCGCCCGGGGCATCGCGGAACAGGAGAGCCGAGCCGCCGCAGCGGGGCTGCCGGCCGACCACGATGTGACCCTCGACCAACGCCGGGCAGATGCTCTGATGGAAGTCGCCCGGTCTGGATTCGATTCGGTTCCTGCGGTCGGTTTCGGTGGATAG
- a CDS encoding CDP-alcohol phosphatidyltransferase family protein, with amino-acid sequence MLNDTNARSVMAHVIDPVAKGLLKVGLSPDAITVIGTMGVSAGALIFFTRGSFWIGTLVIAAFIFSDMLDGTMARIAGRSGPWGAFLDSTLDRVADGAIFAALLIWFARTNQWWLVAITTVCLIGGAVVSYAKARAEGLGMTCNVGFAERTERILIVLVPTFIAGLGVPYIQAVALWLLAGLTILTVFQRMVHVYRQANSTEATA; translated from the coding sequence ATGCTCAACGACACCAACGCTCGAAGCGTCATGGCGCACGTGATCGATCCGGTGGCTAAGGGTCTGCTCAAGGTTGGGCTTTCGCCCGACGCCATCACGGTTATCGGCACGATGGGTGTGTCCGCTGGTGCACTGATCTTCTTCACCCGTGGATCATTTTGGATTGGCACGCTGGTCATTGCGGCATTCATTTTCAGTGACATGCTCGACGGGACCATGGCCCGCATTGCTGGCAGATCCGGCCCCTGGGGAGCCTTCCTCGACTCAACCCTGGATCGGGTCGCCGACGGCGCAATCTTCGCGGCCCTGCTGATCTGGTTCGCTCGCACCAACCAGTGGTGGCTCGTTGCGATAACGACTGTTTGCCTGATCGGCGGTGCGGTCGTTTCCTACGCCAAAGCGCGCGCGGAAGGCTTGGGGATGACGTGCAACGTCGGCTTCGCGGAGCGCACTGAACGCATTCTCATCGTCTTGGTTCCTACGTTCATCGCTGGGCTCGGTGTTCCTTACATCCAAGCGGTCGCGCTGTGGCTACTCGCGGGCTTGACGATCCTGACCGTCTTCCAGCGCATGGTCCATGTGTACCGCCAAGCCAACAGCACGGAGGCAACTGCGTGA